In one Aestuariirhabdus haliotis genomic region, the following are encoded:
- a CDS encoding NnrU family protein has translation MILLLSGMLLFIAIHLVPTVPSLRASVVLRMGELPYKGVFALISACALVMIVMGKAQAPMVALWNPPGWGRAFTAPLVLIGFILLAAAYVPSNLRRLTPHPMLGGVILWALGHLLANGDQASTILFGGFGLYSVIAIASANKRGAVRSQSKKAWYWDLIVVLAGCGAWTLILMLHKSLFGVPLW, from the coding sequence ATGATCCTGCTGTTGTCGGGTATGCTGCTGTTTATTGCTATTCATTTGGTTCCTACCGTTCCCAGCTTACGAGCCAGTGTTGTCTTGCGAATGGGAGAGCTGCCCTACAAAGGGGTGTTTGCGCTGATTTCAGCCTGCGCTTTGGTGATGATTGTCATGGGCAAAGCCCAGGCACCGATGGTGGCGTTATGGAATCCTCCCGGTTGGGGGCGGGCGTTTACCGCACCCCTGGTGCTCATCGGATTTATTTTACTGGCCGCCGCGTATGTGCCGTCGAATTTGCGCCGTTTGACACCTCACCCGATGTTGGGCGGGGTGATTTTGTGGGCGCTTGGCCATCTGTTGGCCAATGGTGATCAGGCATCCACGATTTTGTTCGGAGGTTTTGGCTTATATTCGGTGATAGCCATCGCTTCAGCGAATAAGCGTGGCGCGGTTCGTTCCCAAAGCAAAAAGGCCTGGTACTGGGATCTGATTGTGGTCCTGGCCGGTTGTGGAGCCTGGACTCTGATTCTTATGTTGCATAAGAGCCTGTTTGGCGTGCCATTGTGGTAA
- a CDS encoding efflux transporter outer membrane subunit, which translates to MHRFVQSSLIIFSALLLSACSTIESRVPRSEPIIPGQWSADELQQQMDREPWLSSFSNEQLTLLVEEAIVANYSLRAAQARSEAALAQARIAGADRYPELNAVFDAARQRQNPGGNSVISNNFDASLEASWEVDLWGKLDARTQAALNDYLSSQADFEQARFQLAADVASAWFDVSEARMQLELVEQRLQNQSNNLEIIRQNYLNGLNDSLDLYLGRADLEADRSRLQSSRQALQQSIRELEILLGRYPATELEAPASVPTLTEPPPAGIPSELLQRRQDVISARLSLRAADFRAEEAHYNRYPRLRLTARGGSSSDELDDLMRSDYLAWSLLGGLAAPLFDAGRLEASELQARAQAREAEAGYSSTLQQAFAEVEQALNNEGLLLEQQRALKNAASDSINAEKLAFENYRSGLVEYITVLESQRRSFDAQSSEIEVRNRLLQNRINLYLALGGDFALSPSSFEEP; encoded by the coding sequence ATGCATCGATTTGTTCAATCCAGCCTCATCATCTTCAGCGCTCTGTTGTTGAGTGCCTGCAGTACCATCGAGAGTCGAGTTCCTCGATCGGAACCTATCATTCCCGGGCAATGGTCTGCGGATGAACTGCAGCAGCAGATGGACCGAGAACCCTGGCTAAGCAGCTTTTCCAATGAGCAACTCACCCTGCTGGTAGAAGAGGCTATCGTCGCCAACTACTCTTTGCGTGCCGCTCAAGCCCGAAGCGAGGCGGCATTAGCCCAGGCGCGTATTGCCGGGGCCGATCGCTATCCGGAACTCAATGCCGTCTTCGATGCCGCTCGCCAGCGACAAAACCCGGGTGGTAACTCGGTGATTAGCAACAACTTCGATGCCTCGCTGGAAGCCAGCTGGGAGGTCGACCTCTGGGGCAAACTGGATGCCCGCACGCAAGCTGCGCTAAACGATTACCTGTCGAGCCAGGCCGACTTCGAACAAGCACGCTTTCAACTGGCCGCCGATGTCGCCAGCGCCTGGTTTGATGTCAGTGAGGCCCGAATGCAGCTGGAATTGGTAGAACAACGCTTGCAAAACCAATCCAACAATCTGGAGATTATTCGCCAGAATTACCTTAATGGCCTCAACGATTCTCTCGATCTCTATCTTGGTCGTGCCGACCTTGAGGCCGATCGCAGCCGGTTGCAATCGAGCCGCCAGGCCTTGCAACAAAGCATTCGCGAACTGGAAATACTGCTCGGCCGCTATCCCGCAACCGAACTTGAGGCGCCGGCCTCGGTGCCAACTCTGACCGAACCGCCACCAGCAGGCATCCCTTCTGAATTACTGCAACGCCGCCAGGATGTCATTTCAGCCCGGCTAAGCCTTAGAGCGGCAGATTTCCGCGCCGAAGAAGCTCACTACAACCGTTACCCCAGGTTGCGCCTGACAGCCCGCGGGGGCAGCAGCAGTGATGAACTGGATGATCTGATGCGCAGCGATTACCTGGCCTGGTCCCTACTGGGAGGACTGGCTGCCCCTCTATTTGATGCCGGCCGACTGGAAGCCAGCGAACTGCAGGCCCGAGCCCAGGCCCGGGAAGCGGAAGCGGGCTACTCATCAACCCTCCAGCAAGCCTTTGCCGAAGTCGAACAAGCGCTTAATAACGAAGGCTTGTTACTGGAGCAGCAGCGTGCCTTGAAAAACGCCGCCAGCGATTCCATCAACGCCGAAAAGCTGGCTTTTGAAAACTACCGTTCCGGACTGGTTGAATACATTACTGTGCTGGAGTCCCAGCGCCGCAGCTTCGATGCCCAAAGCTCCGAGATCGAAGTGAGAAACCGGCTACTGCAAAACCGTATCAATCTTTATCTGGCACTGGGTGGAGACTTTGCCCTGTCACCCAGCTCTTTCGAGGAACCCTGA
- a CDS encoding efflux RND transporter periplasmic adaptor subunit, whose translation MSLLRKATPPLVVLALSALAVFYIVNNKPTATTQPQPRAQLAVDVMTLHPQDYQIRLDSYGTVQPHTQGSLIPEVSGAIVQVSGNFREGRFFDKGEVLLQIDDRDYQSALTIARATLIQARFELQEEQARADQAKRDWQRLGEGGTPPPLVLREPQLASASAKIASAQAQYEQAQLDLERTRIRAPYAGRILSKHVDIGQYITTGTELAQIYAIDFVEVRLPLNNRQLEFVEIPELYRGNRPQSEVQYPTVIIKARLGRNEFLWNGRIVRAEGAVDNDSRQLFVIARVDDPYSNDGSNRPPLKIGQFVEAEIEGSLLTDVFVMPRSALRQDNQISLVSGNQLKRQGINLVWSDARAAVIEGSLAQGDLLVTSPTGSAISGTPVTINTIDGEEQLAGKVTPTSKPSDNNKQGG comes from the coding sequence ATGTCCCTTTTGCGCAAAGCAACCCCTCCTCTCGTGGTGCTGGCACTGAGCGCCCTTGCGGTCTTTTACATCGTCAATAACAAGCCCACCGCGACAACCCAGCCACAGCCTCGCGCCCAACTGGCCGTCGACGTTATGACCCTGCACCCTCAGGACTATCAGATACGGTTGGACAGCTACGGTACCGTTCAGCCCCACACGCAGGGCAGCTTAATTCCGGAAGTCTCCGGCGCCATCGTTCAGGTATCAGGAAATTTTCGCGAGGGCCGGTTCTTCGATAAAGGGGAAGTATTGCTGCAGATCGACGATCGCGACTACCAATCCGCCTTGACCATTGCCCGCGCCACCCTGATCCAGGCCCGCTTTGAGTTACAGGAGGAGCAGGCTCGGGCCGACCAGGCCAAACGAGACTGGCAGCGACTTGGTGAAGGGGGCACGCCGCCCCCCCTGGTCCTGCGCGAGCCTCAATTGGCCTCCGCGTCAGCCAAAATTGCCTCAGCTCAGGCGCAATACGAACAAGCCCAGCTGGATCTGGAACGCACGCGCATCCGGGCCCCCTACGCCGGTCGTATCCTGAGCAAACATGTTGATATTGGCCAATACATCACCACCGGCACCGAACTGGCCCAGATCTACGCGATCGATTTTGTCGAAGTTCGCCTGCCACTCAATAACCGTCAGTTGGAGTTCGTCGAGATTCCCGAACTCTATCGCGGCAACCGCCCCCAAAGTGAAGTCCAGTACCCTACGGTCATCATCAAGGCCCGTCTGGGGCGCAATGAGTTTCTCTGGAACGGTCGCATCGTACGCGCCGAAGGCGCGGTGGACAACGACTCCCGACAGCTCTTTGTGATCGCGCGGGTGGATGACCCCTACAGTAACGACGGCAGCAATCGCCCCCCCTTGAAAATTGGTCAGTTTGTCGAGGCCGAAATAGAGGGCAGCCTGCTGACCGATGTCTTTGTGATGCCCCGCAGCGCTCTGCGCCAGGATAACCAGATTTCTCTGGTCTCTGGCAATCAGCTAAAGCGCCAGGGGATCAACCTGGTGTGGAGCGATGCTCGTGCTGCGGTGATAGAGGGCTCGTTGGCACAAGGTGATCTGCTGGTCACCTCACCGACCGGATCGGCCATCAGCGGCACCCCGGTGACCATCAACACCATAGACGGCGAAGAACAACTGGCCGGGAAAGTAACACCCACATCGAAACCGTCTGACAACAACAAGCAGGGAGGTTAA